The following proteins are encoded in a genomic region of Vulpes vulpes isolate BD-2025 chromosome X, VulVul3, whole genome shotgun sequence:
- the TMEM47 gene encoding transmembrane protein 47 gives MASAGSGMEEVRVSVLTPLKLVGLVCIFLALCLDLGAVLSPAWVTADHQYYLSLWESCRKPASLDIWHCESTLSSDWQIATLALLLGGAAIILIAFLVGLISICVGSRRRFYRPVAVMLFAAVVLQVCSLVLYPIKFIETVSLKIYHEFNWGYGLAWGATIFSFGGAILYCLNPKNYEDYY, from the exons ATGGCTTCGGCGGGCAGCGGCATGGAGGAGGTGCGCGTGTCGGTGCTGACGCCGCTGAAGCTGGTGGGGCTGGTGTGCATCTTCCTGGCGCTGTGCCTGGACCTGGGGGCCGTGCTGAGCCCGGCCTGGGTCACGGCCGACCACCAGTACTACCTGTCCCTGTGGGAGTCCTGCCGGAAACCCGCCAGCTTGGACATCTGGCACTGCGAGTCCACGCTCAGCAGCG attgGCagattgctactctggctttacTCTTGGGCGGTGCTGCCATCATTCTTATTGCATTCCTGGTGGGTTTGATTTCTATCTGCGTGGGATCTCGAAGGCGCTTCTACAGACCTGTTGCTGTCATGCTTTTTGCAGCAg TTGTTTTACAGGTTTGCAGCCTGGTCCTTTACCCAATCAAGTTCATTGAAACTGTGAGCTTGAAAATTTACCATGAGTTCAACTGGGGTTATGGCCTGGCCTGGGGTGCAACTATATTTTCGTTTGGGGGTGCCATCCTTTATTGCCTGAACCCTAAGAACTACGAAGACTACTACTAG